Proteins encoded by one window of Anguilla rostrata isolate EN2019 chromosome 9, ASM1855537v3, whole genome shotgun sequence:
- the LOC135263039 gene encoding heparan-sulfate 6-O-sulfotransferase 2-like produces MDEKSNNSRLLLALLIALLFGIIVLQYACPGTDCKLQLRLSSLSKLGETTSGTRSGSSKGEVSGRDPYISEDGTLARFVPRFNFTTNDLRRTVDFDIKGDDVIVFLHIQKTGGTTFGRHLVRNIQLERPCECPAGQKKCTCYRPGKRETWLFSRFSTGWSCGLHADWTELTRCVPSRMGTAEHNKTQKVPRTYHYISILRDPVWRYLSEWRHVQRGATWKAARHVCDGRSPTPAELPACYPGDDWSGCSLEAFMDCPHNLANNRQTRMLADLSLVGCYNLSATSERERGAALLESAKRNLRGLAFFGLTEFQRGTQYLFERAFRLRFVRPFAQLGGTRVAGAGAGPEARRRILELNRWDAELYEYARDLFLQRYRLARQRERGRARRRRRRHESRRTRGGEQRRARPQRPPRPEPHPPPAPVQWEEGWGEGEEGQRQGPFRDYLENVERWR; encoded by the exons ATGGATGAAAAGTCCAACAATAGTCGGCTTCTGTTGGCCCTGTTGATTGCGCTTTTGTTTGGTATAATAGTGTTACAGTATGCGTGCCCTGGCACAGATTGCAAATTGCAGTTGCGTCTGAGTTCGCTGTCTAAATTGGGTGAAACTACATCAGGGACTCGTAGTGGAAGCAGTAAAGGAGAGGTTAGTGGACGGGACCCGTACATTTCAGAAGACGGCACTCTCGCCCGATTCGTGCCCCGTTTTAATTTCACCACAAATGACCTGAGGCGCACAGTTGATTTCGATATTAAGGGCGATGATGTGATTGTCTTTCTACATATCCAAAAGACCGGGGGTACCACATTTGGTCGCCACCTAGTGCGCAATATTCAGCTGGAGAGGCCATGTGAGTGTCCGGCTGGCCAGAAAAAGTGCACCTGTTACCGGCCAGGTAAGCGGGAGACCTGGTTGTTCTCGCGCTTTTCGACCGGTTGGAGCTGTGGGCTGCACGCGGACTGGACCGAACTCACCAGATGCGTGCCGTCGCGCATGGGCACAGCAGAGCATAACAAGACGCAGAAGGTTCCCAG gacgTACCATTACATCAGCATCCTGCGGGACCCGGTGTGGCGCTACCTGAGCGAGTGGCGGCACGTGCAGCGCGGGGCCACCTGGAAGGCCGCGCGGCACGTGTGCGACGGGCGCTCCCCGACGCCGGCCGAGCTGCCCGCCTGTTACCCGGGCGACGACTGGTCCGGCTGCTCGCTGGAGGCCTTCATGGACTGCCCCCACAACCTGGCCAACAACCGGCAGACGCGCATGCTGGCCGACCTCAGCCTGGTGGGCTGCTACAACCTGTCGGCCACCAGCGAGCGGGAGCgcggcgccgccctgctggagagCGCCAAGCGCAACCTGCGGGGCCTGGCCTTCTTCGGCCTGACCGAGTTCCAGCGCGGGACGCAGTACCTGTTCGAGCGCGCCTTCCGGCTCCGCTTCGTCCGGCCCTTCGCCCAGCTGGGCGGCACGCGGGTGGccggcgcgggggcggggcccgaggCGCGGCGGCGCATCCTGGAGCTCAACCGCTGGGACGCGGAGCTGTACGAGTACGCCCGCGACCTCTTCCTGCAGCGCTACCGCCTCGCCCGCCAGCGGGAGCGCGGACGggcacgccgccgccgccgccggcacGAGAGCCGGAGGACGCGCGGCGGGGAGCAGCGGAGGGCGCGGCCGCAGAGACCCCCGAGGCCGGAGCCGCACCCCCCTCCTGCTCCGGTCCagtgggaggaggggtggggagaaggggaggagggccAAAGGCAGGGTCCTTTTCGGGACTACTTGGAGAATGTGGAGCGTTGGCGGTAA